The Chitinivibrionales bacterium nucleotide sequence TTGTTCTGGGAGCGTTCGATCATGGAACGTTGGTTTACGTGGGGCACTCGGGAGGCGGTTTCGGCAGGGAAAATCTCAAATCGCTCTATGAAAGGCTCCAGCCTCTGGTACAAAATAAATGTCCATTTAGCGTCACACCGCCGGAAGAGACCCCCGTCACCTGGGTTAAACCAGTCCTGGTCGGCGAGTTTGCTTTTACGGAATGGACAAAAGACAACGTCATGAGGCAACCGGTATTCATACGGTTTCGTGAGGATAAAAGCGCCGACGAGGCCGTGCGGGAACCTGTCAGGACCGGAAAAGAAAGAGGACAACCATGAAAATCTTTGTTGGTACGAGCGGTTACGGCTACAAGGAATGGAAGGGCAATTTCTATCCGGAAAAAATATCCGCGGACAAAATGCTTTCGTTTTATTCCGGCCGCCTCGAGACCGTTGAAGTAAACAACACGTTTTACCGCATGCCCACGGAGCCGGTGGTCATGGGGTGGGCCAAGCAGGTGCCACCGGGATTCATGTTCGCGATAAAAGCTCCCCAGATGATCACGCACATAAAGCGCCTTAAAAATGTGAAAGAGGAAACCCGGTTTTTTTTGAAATCGGTTTCCCGGCTGGGCAAAAAGCTCGGCTGCGTGCTGTTCCAGTTCCCGGCCAGTTTTCGCCAGGATGCGGAGACGCTTGGGAATTTCCTTGGCCTGATACCGGAAAAAATCCCCTGCGCGTTCGATTTCAGGAGTTCATCGTGGATGGACATGAAAATTTTCGGCCTCCTCCGCGACAAGGGGTGCTGCCTTTGCATGGAAGACACGGACGAGAAGTCCGTTGAGGAGATTGTCGGCACCACTTCATGGGGCTATTTGCGTTTGCGCAGGCCGGACTATTCCGAAGGCGATCTTTCCGGATGGGCGAAAAAAATATCATTGCAGAAATGGAAAACGGCGTTCGTGTTTTTCAAGCATGAGGACGACAGCGCGGCGAGGGGGCCGGCGCTGGCGCTAAGGTTCAGGGAACTTACGGGCAGCAAATGACCGGGACCTTCTTCATTTGCCATTATAGAGCGTGCAATGATGATTACGGATTTGTTATCGATTGAAAAACTTATTTTTTTCGCCTTATTTTATTCAAATAAGCAACAACGCCCTCAATCCCTTCCCCGGTTTTGCACGACGTCTGGAAAATCTCCGCATCATGCTTTAGTTTCCTTATGTCACCCGTGGCGCGGGCCACGTCAAAAGTGACGTAAGGGAGAAGGTCGATCTTGTTTATGATCACCGCGCCGGCCCGGATGAAGAGCGTGGGGTATTTGATGGGTTTCTCGTCACCCTCGGCCACCGACAGCACCGCGATCTTGTCGTCCTCGCCGAGATCGTACGACGACGGGCACACCAGGTTGCCCACGTTTTCGATGACGAGGTATTCCGCGCCGGAAAACGAGAGCTGCCGCGCCGCCGTGTTGATCATGGCAGCGGTGAGGTGGCACGAGCCGCGCGTCTCGATCTGGACCGCGCGGGCGCCGGCTTTATCGATTCTTTCCTTGTCAAGCTGCGTCTGTATGTCGCCGGTAATCACGAGCAGCCGCTGCCCCAGGCGTTTTGCCAGGTGCTCCAGGAGCGATGTCTTGCCGGACCCGGGAGAGCTGATCATGTTGAAAACCGTGAGACCAAGCTCCTTGAACGCATTGCGGTTCTTCTGGGCAACGGCGTCGTTGAGCGCGTGCGCGCTTTTGCTGAGCTTTATTTTCTCAATCATCTTCAACCTCGATGCTTTCCACGATGCAGTCCTGTCCTGCCTTGATAGTGCGCTCATATCCGCCGCATTTCGGGCAGGCAAGTGCCATGTTTGTTGCCGTGTATTCGTTCCCGCAGGCGCAAGCGAAGACCGCCGCGGATTCTTTTGTTTCGATTTCCACTTTGTCCATGCCCATGTCGGGAAGAACGATCTCAAGGTACATGAGCAAAGACTCTGAAAAAACGCCGCTGAGCGTGCCGATCACGATGGTGATTTTTTTTACGCTGCGTCCCTGCGCGGTCTGCTTGACAATGGCGGCGATTTCGGTGGCGACGGAGTATTCATGCATTTAATACTTCTTGATAATAGCGAAGGAGAAAAAATGTGGTTGGAAATTAAAAGTTTAAAGTAAAAACCCACATTCCATTTCTTAACTTTCAACCCTCAACGTCCGACTTTAAACCGTACTTTTAATGCGTCGAGCAGGAAATGCACGGATCGTAGGCCCGCACGAGCATCTCGAGCAAAAGCTGGAGCTCATCTTTTCCCCGGTCCGCAAACTGCGGTACGAGCTTGTCCATGTCCTTCTGGATGTTGGCGTGGTTCTGGTTGGTGGGGATGATGCAGTTGGCCTTGACGCATTTCCCGTGCTTGTCGTACGTGTAATCGTGGAATAGAATGCCGCGCGGCACATCAACGGCGCCCACGCCGCGGCCCTCGCGGCGCGCAAATGCGGCCTCTTCCTTCTTGACCCCTTTGTCAAGCAGCCAGTCGAGGTGCTCGATGGTCTTTTCCACCGAATACACGCATTCCACCACCTGCGCAACGGTGTTGAAGTAGGGATTGTAGCACGGCGCCTTGAGGCCGAGGTCGGCCGCGACCGCCTTGGCAAGCGGCGGGAGCTGGGTGTGGTTGTTGTTGAACCGCGCGAGCGCGCCGGCCATGTACGATTCGCGGTTGAACTTCGCCCATTTGGCGGTCGACTGCGAATTCATAAACTCGTTGGTGACCTTGAGGTAGCCGTCCACGGGAATCGGGTCTTTGACGTCGCTGGACCTGATCTTCCCGTCATACAGCGCGTATTCGGTCGTGTCGGTGAGAGAAACATATTCCGTCTCGCGCGTGAAGTTCGGAAGGCCGCCGGCAACGGATTTTACCACCGCGGCAAGCGTTTTCAGATCGGGAATCGCAGCCTCGAACCTTGCCTTGAGCCCTGCAAGCTCCTTTTCAGTGGGGAATTTGGTGAACCCGCCGATGCACGTGCGGATGGGGTGCGTGGTGCGTCCGCCCACGATGTCGCAGGTCTCGTTGGCGAGCCGGTGCAGCTTGACAACAAGGAGCACCGCGTCCTTGTGCGTGGTCGCGAGCGGAATGACGCTGCCGACCTTGAGCAGGTCGGGCAGTGCGAGGTATCCCACGTGGAGCACGTGGCTCTGCAGGTTTTCGCCGTGGTTCAGGATTTTGCGCAGCCTGCGCGACTGCTCGGAAATGGTGACGCCGAGCGCCGCCTCGGTTGCCTTGAGCGACGAGAACGTGTGGCCGATGGAGCAGATGCCGCAGATGCGCGAGGTGATGGTCGCCACCTCGGTGCAGTCCCTGCCTACCACCATAGCCTCGAAGAAGCGCGGCGCCTCGGGCACGCTCCACGTCACGGTCTTTACTTCTCCTTTGTCAATATCGACGAGGATGTTGCCGTGTCCCTCGACGCGGGTCACGTGGTGGACGTCGATATGAATG carries:
- a CDS encoding DUF72 domain-containing protein: MKIFVGTSGYGYKEWKGNFYPEKISADKMLSFYSGRLETVEVNNTFYRMPTEPVVMGWAKQVPPGFMFAIKAPQMITHIKRLKNVKEETRFFLKSVSRLGKKLGCVLFQFPASFRQDAETLGNFLGLIPEKIPCAFDFRSSSWMDMKIFGLLRDKGCCLCMEDTDEKSVEEIVGTTSWGYLRLRRPDYSEGDLSGWAKKISLQKWKTAFVFFKHEDDSAARGPALALRFRELTGSK
- the hypB gene encoding hydrogenase nickel incorporation protein HypB, which codes for MSALSRQDRTASWKASRLKMIEKIKLSKSAHALNDAVAQKNRNAFKELGLTVFNMISSPGSGKTSLLEHLAKRLGQRLLVITGDIQTQLDKERIDKAGARAVQIETRGSCHLTAAMINTAARQLSFSGAEYLVIENVGNLVCPSSYDLGEDDKIAVLSVAEGDEKPIKYPTLFIRAGAVIINKIDLLPYVTFDVARATGDIRKLKHDAEIFQTSCKTGEGIEGVVAYLNKIRRKK
- a CDS encoding hydrogenase maturation nickel metallochaperone HypA, with translation MHEYSVATEIAAIVKQTAQGRSVKKITIVIGTLSGVFSESLLMYLEIVLPDMGMDKVEIETKESAAVFACACGNEYTATNMALACPKCGGYERTIKAGQDCIVESIEVEDD
- a CDS encoding Ni/Fe hydrogenase subunit alpha, with translation MSSNTIHIDVHHVTRVEGHGNILVDIDKGEVKTVTWSVPEAPRFFEAMVVGRDCTEVATITSRICGICSIGHTFSSLKATEAALGVTISEQSRRLRKILNHGENLQSHVLHVGYLALPDLLKVGSVIPLATTHKDAVLLVVKLHRLANETCDIVGGRTTHPIRTCIGGFTKFPTEKELAGLKARFEAAIPDLKTLAAVVKSVAGGLPNFTRETEYVSLTDTTEYALYDGKIRSSDVKDPIPVDGYLKVTNEFMNSQSTAKWAKFNRESYMAGALARFNNNHTQLPPLAKAVAADLGLKAPCYNPYFNTVAQVVECVYSVEKTIEHLDWLLDKGVKKEEAAFARREGRGVGAVDVPRGILFHDYTYDKHGKCVKANCIIPTNQNHANIQKDMDKLVPQFADRGKDELQLLLEMLVRAYDPCISCSTH